In one window of Brassica rapa cultivar Chiifu-401-42 chromosome A07, CAAS_Brap_v3.01, whole genome shotgun sequence DNA:
- the LOC103832239 gene encoding uncharacterized methyltransferase At1g78140, chloroplastic isoform X3, with protein sequence MPRTIVSGRLSPAALPIGLSVSRLLSVKYAAQRLPVSVLISARVCSFAVETKSSVDYVVEKEKKKILACPICYNSLAALISQPHESAGTKQYTEPLPLSIELYRNPLVSFLYERGWRQNFMWGGFPGPEKEFEMASEYLKHVLGGNIIDASCGSGLFSRLFAKSEHFAMVYALDYSENMLRQCYEFLKQEANLIDKKIVVLARADIARLPFLSGSVDAVHAGAALHCWPSPSSAVAEISRVLRPGGVFVATTFIYDGLFRFVPFLKELRQEIMRYSGSHMFLSERELEDLCKSCGLVGFTCVRNGLFIMLSATKPTR encoded by the exons ATGCCGAGGACTATTGTTTCCGGTAGACTTTCACCGGCGGCTCTCCCCATCGGTTTATCAGTCTCACGCTTGCTTTCCGTCAAGTACGCCGCTCAGAGACTCCCTGTTTCCGTTCTCATATCAGCTCGTGTATGTTCTTTTGCCGTCGAGACAAAGTCGAGT GTGGATTATGTAGtcgagaaagaaaaaaagaagattctAGCTTGTCCCATCTGTTATAACTCCTTAGCAGCATTGATCAGTCAACCCCATGAATCAGC TGGAACCAAGCAATACACTGAACCACTGCCTCTTTCAATCGAGTTGTACAG GAATCCATTAGTCTCTTTCCTTTACGAGAGAGGTTGGCGTCAGAATTTCATGTGGGGTGGTTTTCCAGGACCAGAGAAAGAG TTTGAAATGGCTAGTGAATACTTGAAGCATGTTTTGGGAGGCAATATCATTGACGCCAGTTGTGGAAGCGGCTTGTTCTCGAGATTATTTGCTAAGAGTGAGCATTTTGCTATGGTATACGCCCTTGATTACTCGGAGAATATGCTGCGACAGTGCTACGAGTTCTTGAAACAGGAAGCTAACTTAATTGACAAAAA GATCGTTGTACTGGCTCGAGCAGATATAGCTAGACTCCCTTTTCTTTCTGGTTCAGTTGACGCTGTCCATGCTGGTGCTGCGTTACATTGCTGGCCTTCACCATCTTCAGCT GTTGCTGAGATAAGCCGTGTTCTTAGACCTGGAGGAGTATTTGTTGCCACCACGTTCATCTATGATGGCCTTTTCCGTTTTGTCCCGTTCTTGAAGGAGCTTCGCCAG GAAATAATGAGATATTCAGGTTCTCACATGTTTCTGAGCGAACGTGAGCTGGAAGATCTTTGCAAATCATGTGGACTCGTTGGTTTCACTTGTGTTAGAAACGGGCTATTTATAATGCTCTCAGCCACAAAACCCACCAGATAA
- the LOC117126667 gene encoding uncharacterized protein LOC117126667 translates to MAKTNKTNMEAKKAAAAKREFELRGKPLEPAEPSQQGVERTSRQRVLDARKAAEKEKRAGKAVASSSRDEEEEEPAPPKKAKMSKGKGIALERDRSKSPTVEELHHHLAKGVSWVPTRFADPKTMEELGIENDVRTMLQHMKMESFYSMAYPTYVEPSSQFLATLEASFYEGNHVRHGWGKIKFKVNGKSYFMSFKEIGAMMGIEDNEDQTLPWFKKLPTGVWRVISGNQHATGHDKNSAIRHPAVRYLHRILVHTLYPRKEAGTVNEEELRLLYRAVIDNVTPEQLEEFEETDKMKFPTTDIFKRFGMVGLFVERLMYYKDWVWTTADSSPQLGIGGMITPLLIANGVNLGNDPKGPAFIDAPYLRIATYIGGRYQEKVVYTYFRKGKMAKLLLPNRKLTNIERPGIIHFDIDESELFGPHGPIDHVTAPKRRRGGGRGHVMTGTSDATQEGSATPLYGPPRYHFTQSSTALPHGPLREAHEHIDKLQRWNKAQDRTIFKLKTKYKELKKTVKKQAEASAQFMKKVADLLVRGGVGGCRSEDFVTRDTSVPQPQPYDPVTNPSLDLGPPLTARQLLRLARNPQAHKSNSGNKSPSLASTDAETDNEEVASAPQEYYTTFPDDSGYGDSGFFPNA, encoded by the coding sequence ATGGCAAAGACAAACAAGACGAACATGGAGGCTAAGAAAGCAGCAGCTGCAAAACGCGAATTCGAACTAAGAGGAAAACCTCTAGAACCTGCTGAGCCAAGCCAACAAGGAGTAGAGAGAACATCTAGGCAACGAGTTCTAGATGCAAGGAAGGCAGCGGAAAAGGAGAAAAGAGCAGGAAAGGCTGTGGCATCTTCTTCTagagatgaggaagaagaagaaccagctCCACCAAAAAAAGCCAAGATGTCAAAAGGGAAAGGGATAGCTCTTGAAAGGGACAGAAGTAAGTCACCAACAGTTGAAGAGCTACACCATCACTTGGCTAAAGGTGTTTCTTGGGTTCCAACACGCTTTGCTGACCCCAAGACGATGGAGGAGCTCGGAATCGAAAACGATGTAAGGACAATGCTGCAGCACATGAAAATGGAGAGCTTCTACTCCATGGCCTATCCTACTTACGTGGAACCTTCTTCTCAGTTCCTTGCAACTCTTGAAGCATCTTTCTATGAGGGTAACCATGTGAGACATGGATGGggcaaaatcaaatttaaggtCAATGGAAAGAGCTATTTCATGAGTTTCAAGGAAATTGGAGcaatgatggggattgaggataATGAAGATCAAACCCTTCCATGGTTCAAGAAGCTTCCTACTGGTGTTTGGAGAGTGATAAGTGGAAATCAACATGCTACTGGTCATGACAAGAACTCAGCCATCAGACATCCCGCAGTGCGTTATCTCCACAGGATACTTGTCCACACTCTCTACCCTCGCAAGGAGGCAGGGACAGTCAATGAAGAAGAGCTGCGACTACTCTATCGGGCTGTTATAGACAATGTTACACCAGAACAGCTTGAGGAGTTTGAGGAGACTGATAAGATGAAGTTTCCCACAACTGACATCTTCAAACGCTTTGGAATGGTTGGTCTCTTTGTGGAACGTCTCATGTACTACAAGGATTGGGTTTGGACTACAGCAGATTCATCGCCTCAGCTTGGAATTGGTGGTATGATAACTCCACTGCTGATAGCAAATGGTGTGAACTTGGGGAATGATCCCAAAGGACCAGCATTCATTGATGCCCCTTATTTGAGGATTGCTACTTACATTGGTGGAAGGTATCAAGAGAAAGTTGTCTACACCTACTTCCGCAAGGGAAAGATGGCTAAGTTGCTGCTCCCAAATAGAAAGCTCACAAACATAGAAAGGCCGGGGATCATCCACTTCGACATAGATGAATCAGAGCTCTTTGGACCCCATGGCCCTATAGATCATGTGACTGCTCCTAAGAGAAGGAGAGGTGGAGGGAGAGGTCATGTAATGACTGGAACAAGTGATGCTACACAAGAAGGATCTGCTACCCCACTTTATGGTCCACCTCGCTACCACTTTACTCAGAGCTCAACAGCTTTACCCCATGGCCCTCTCCGTGAAGCTCATGAGCATATTGACAAGCTTCAAAGATGGAACAAGGCTCAGGACAGGACAATCTTCAAACTAAAGACCAAGTACAAGGAACTTAAAAAGACAGTAAAGAAGCAAGCTGAAGCTTCAGCTCAATTCATGAAGAAGGTGGCTGATCTTTTGGTTAGAGGAGGAGTAGGAGGATGTAGATCTGAAGACTTTGTTACTAGAGATACCTCAGTTCCTCAACCTCAGCCCTATGACCCTGTCACCAACCCTTCCTTGGACCTTGGACCTCCCCTTACTGCCCGACAGCTCTTGCGCCTGGCACGAAACCCCCAAGCTCATAAATCCAACTCCGGGAATAAGTCTCCTTCCCTTGCCTCAACCGATGCTGAAACCGACAACGAGGAAGTTGCCAGCGCGCCCCAAGAATACTACACTACCTTCCCTGATGACTCCGGATATGGGGACTCGGGTTTCTTCCCGAACGCTTAG
- the LOC103832239 gene encoding uncharacterized methyltransferase At1g78140, chloroplastic isoform X1, with the protein MPRTIVSGRLSPAALPIGLSVSRLLSVKYAAQRLPVSVLISARVCSFAVETKSSVDYVVEKEKKKILACPICYNSLAALISQPHESAEYPASGTHLQCKYCKKSYSANETHLDLTVASGTKQYTEPLPLSIELYRNPLVSFLYERGWRQNFMWGGFPGPEKEFEMASEYLKHVLGGNIIDASCGSGLFSRLFAKSEHFAMVYALDYSENMLRQCYEFLKQEANLIDKKIVVLARADIARLPFLSGSVDAVHAGAALHCWPSPSSAVAEISRVLRPGGVFVATTFIYDGLFRFVPFLKELRQEIMRYSGSHMFLSERELEDLCKSCGLVGFTCVRNGLFIMLSATKPTR; encoded by the exons ATGCCGAGGACTATTGTTTCCGGTAGACTTTCACCGGCGGCTCTCCCCATCGGTTTATCAGTCTCACGCTTGCTTTCCGTCAAGTACGCCGCTCAGAGACTCCCTGTTTCCGTTCTCATATCAGCTCGTGTATGTTCTTTTGCCGTCGAGACAAAGTCGAGT GTGGATTATGTAGtcgagaaagaaaaaaagaagattctAGCTTGTCCCATCTGTTATAACTCCTTAGCAGCATTGATCAGTCAACCCCATGAATCAGC AGAATATCCTGCCTCTGGTACTCACTTACAATGCAAATACTGTAAAAAGAGTTACTCAGCTAATGAGACGCATCTTGATTTGACTGTGGCTAGTGGAACCAAGCAATACACTGAACCACTGCCTCTTTCAATCGAGTTGTACAG GAATCCATTAGTCTCTTTCCTTTACGAGAGAGGTTGGCGTCAGAATTTCATGTGGGGTGGTTTTCCAGGACCAGAGAAAGAG TTTGAAATGGCTAGTGAATACTTGAAGCATGTTTTGGGAGGCAATATCATTGACGCCAGTTGTGGAAGCGGCTTGTTCTCGAGATTATTTGCTAAGAGTGAGCATTTTGCTATGGTATACGCCCTTGATTACTCGGAGAATATGCTGCGACAGTGCTACGAGTTCTTGAAACAGGAAGCTAACTTAATTGACAAAAA GATCGTTGTACTGGCTCGAGCAGATATAGCTAGACTCCCTTTTCTTTCTGGTTCAGTTGACGCTGTCCATGCTGGTGCTGCGTTACATTGCTGGCCTTCACCATCTTCAGCT GTTGCTGAGATAAGCCGTGTTCTTAGACCTGGAGGAGTATTTGTTGCCACCACGTTCATCTATGATGGCCTTTTCCGTTTTGTCCCGTTCTTGAAGGAGCTTCGCCAG GAAATAATGAGATATTCAGGTTCTCACATGTTTCTGAGCGAACGTGAGCTGGAAGATCTTTGCAAATCATGTGGACTCGTTGGTTTCACTTGTGTTAGAAACGGGCTATTTATAATGCTCTCAGCCACAAAACCCACCAGATAA
- the LOC103832240 gene encoding putative pumilio homolog 7, chloroplastic — translation MKMGEFRESSSPLRTPSHSPNQSLPRPNYVHGDFSPSNNRFSFNSSSDFSLSSSFSNGFYSSDDSSASPPFNGLIPNYNHSSPPFTYHHHDKSVNGDDFGLCNDLYRMKIKEDVVQEDPLASFLETNHTGSSLDPLYFSHYEPRNNGGFFHTQKEPFDTWFNNDQTEDKRDMFGHQTQDSIANSRQFGWPSYPTSNSPYINGQEMLGLGMNLGGGLTREHSAYYRTPTTTSSDMLPLFCQGAQASKVSEPFTSDESFFMEPQRIGVTRGLMSDPTEICHTSLPNVCDIQGYVYLMAKDQHGCRFLQRIFDEGTPVDAMIIFNEVISHVVELMMDPFGNYLMQKLLDVCTEEQRTQIVLVATAEPGQLIRISLNAYGTRVVQRLVETIRTGKQVSMVKSALRPGFLDLIKDLNGNHVIQRCLQCLGTEDNKFIFDAATKFCTEIATHRHGCCVLQKCIAYSMRQQREKLIAEISRNSLLLAQDPFGNYAVQFVIELRIPSAVAMMLAQLKGHYVQLSMQKFSSHMVERCLMHCPESRPQIVRELVSVPHFDHLLQDPYANFVIQAALAATKGPLHASLVEVIRPHSILRNNPYCKRIFSRNLLKK, via the exons ATGAAGATGGGTGAGTTTCGAGAATCTTCATCTCCTCTAAGAACACCGTCTCATTCTCCTAACCAAAGTCTTCCCCGTCCAAACTACGTTCATGGAGACTTCTCTCCCAGCAACAACAGATTCTCTTTCAACTCATCGTCGGATTTTTCACTCTCGAGCTCCTTCTCTAACGGATTCTATTCCTCCGACGATAGCTCTGCCTCTCCTCCGTTTAACGGACTTATCCCTAACTACAATCACTCCTCTCCTCCGTTCACTTACCATCACCATGACAAGAGTGTTAACGGTGATGATTTTGGTCTGTGCAACGATCTCTACCGTATGAAAATCAAAGAAGATGTCGTCCAAGAAGATCCTCTCGCATCCTTTCTTGAGACGAATCACACTGGCTCATCTCTAGATCCACTCTATTTCTCACACTATGAGCCGAGGAACAACGGTGGGTTTTTCCACACGCAAAAGGAGCCATTTGACACGTGGTTCAACAACGACCAAACCGAAGACAAGAGAGACATGTTTGGTCATCAAACTCAAGATTCCATAGCCAACTCTCGTCAATTTGGATGGCCTAGCTACCCAACCAGCAACAGTCCTTACATCAACGGTCAGGAGATGTTAGGGTTAGGTATGAATCTTGGAGGAGGGTTAACAAGAGAACACTCAGCTTACTACAGAACACCAACAACAACATCATCAGACATGTTGCCATTGTTCTGCCAAGGAGCTCAGGCTTCTAAAGTCTCCGAACCATTTACCTCTGATGAGAGTTTCTTCATGGAACCTCAGAGAATCGGTGTTACTCGAGGATTGATGTCTGATCCTACAGAGATATGTCACACGAGTCTACCTAACGTGTGTGACATTCAAGGATATGTCTACTTGATGGCTAAAGACCAACACGGATGTAGATTCTTGCAGAGGATATTCGATGAAGGAACTCCTGTTGACGCCATGATAATATTCAATGAAGTGATCTCTCATGTCGTTGAGCTTATGATGGATCCTTTTGGGAATTACTTGATGCAGAAGCTTCTAGATGTTTGTACTGAGGAGCAGAGGACGCAGATCGTGCTTGTGGCTACTGCTGAGCCTGGTCAACTTATCAGGATATCTCTCAACGCATACGg taCTCGAGTTGTTCAGAGATTAGTGGAAACTATCAGAACAGGAAAGCAAGTTTCTATGGTGAAATCTGCGTTGAGACCTGGTTTTCTTGATTTGATCAAGGATTTAAATGGAAACCATGTTATTCAACGTTGCTTGCAGTGCCTTGGCACTGAAGATAACAAG TTTATCTTTGATGCAGCGACAAAGTTCTGTACTGAGATTGCAACACATCGACATGGTTGTTGTGTTCTCCAAAAATGCATTGCTTATTCAATGAGGCAACAAAGAGAGAAGCTGATCGCTGAGATCTCTAGAAACAGTCTCCTTCTTGCTCAAGACCCCTTTGG gaACTACGCAGTGCAGTTCGTTATAGAACTGAGGATTCCATCAGCGGTAGCTATGATGTTGGCTCAGTTAAAAGGGCATTACGTTCAGCTATCCATGCAGAAGTTCAGTAGCCACATGGTGGAAAGATGTCTCATGCATTGTCCAGAGAGTCGTCCACAGATAGTGCGTGAGCTTGTCTCTGTTCCTCACTTTGATCACCTTCTTCAAGACCCTTACGCCAACTTCGTCATCCAAGCGGCTCTTGCCGCCACAAAG GGTCCACTCCATGCTTCACTAGTGGAAGTGATAAGGCCACATTCGATTCTGCGTAATAATCCATATTGCAAGAGGATTTTCTCGAGGAATCTACTGAAGAAGTGA
- the LOC103832239 gene encoding uncharacterized methyltransferase At1g78140, chloroplastic isoform X2, which translates to MPRTIVSGRLSPAALPIGLSVSRLLSVKYAAQRLPVSVLISARVDYVVEKEKKKILACPICYNSLAALISQPHESAEYPASGTHLQCKYCKKSYSANETHLDLTVASGTKQYTEPLPLSIELYRNPLVSFLYERGWRQNFMWGGFPGPEKEFEMASEYLKHVLGGNIIDASCGSGLFSRLFAKSEHFAMVYALDYSENMLRQCYEFLKQEANLIDKKIVVLARADIARLPFLSGSVDAVHAGAALHCWPSPSSAVAEISRVLRPGGVFVATTFIYDGLFRFVPFLKELRQEIMRYSGSHMFLSERELEDLCKSCGLVGFTCVRNGLFIMLSATKPTR; encoded by the exons ATGCCGAGGACTATTGTTTCCGGTAGACTTTCACCGGCGGCTCTCCCCATCGGTTTATCAGTCTCACGCTTGCTTTCCGTCAAGTACGCCGCTCAGAGACTCCCTGTTTCCGTTCTCATATCAGCTCGT GTGGATTATGTAGtcgagaaagaaaaaaagaagattctAGCTTGTCCCATCTGTTATAACTCCTTAGCAGCATTGATCAGTCAACCCCATGAATCAGC AGAATATCCTGCCTCTGGTACTCACTTACAATGCAAATACTGTAAAAAGAGTTACTCAGCTAATGAGACGCATCTTGATTTGACTGTGGCTAGTGGAACCAAGCAATACACTGAACCACTGCCTCTTTCAATCGAGTTGTACAG GAATCCATTAGTCTCTTTCCTTTACGAGAGAGGTTGGCGTCAGAATTTCATGTGGGGTGGTTTTCCAGGACCAGAGAAAGAG TTTGAAATGGCTAGTGAATACTTGAAGCATGTTTTGGGAGGCAATATCATTGACGCCAGTTGTGGAAGCGGCTTGTTCTCGAGATTATTTGCTAAGAGTGAGCATTTTGCTATGGTATACGCCCTTGATTACTCGGAGAATATGCTGCGACAGTGCTACGAGTTCTTGAAACAGGAAGCTAACTTAATTGACAAAAA GATCGTTGTACTGGCTCGAGCAGATATAGCTAGACTCCCTTTTCTTTCTGGTTCAGTTGACGCTGTCCATGCTGGTGCTGCGTTACATTGCTGGCCTTCACCATCTTCAGCT GTTGCTGAGATAAGCCGTGTTCTTAGACCTGGAGGAGTATTTGTTGCCACCACGTTCATCTATGATGGCCTTTTCCGTTTTGTCCCGTTCTTGAAGGAGCTTCGCCAG GAAATAATGAGATATTCAGGTTCTCACATGTTTCTGAGCGAACGTGAGCTGGAAGATCTTTGCAAATCATGTGGACTCGTTGGTTTCACTTGTGTTAGAAACGGGCTATTTATAATGCTCTCAGCCACAAAACCCACCAGATAA